From Spirosoma aerolatum, one genomic window encodes:
- a CDS encoding DoxX family protein, producing the protein MNKTTTYVLWAARLLAAIILLQTLYFKFLAQPESVYIFSTLGVEPWGRIGSGIVELIASVLILMPRTSWMGAALGLGVMAGAIVSHLTILGISVQDDGGYLFFLALVVAVSCTVILALTRTQWMPVLWGMLGQKKVHTNA; encoded by the coding sequence ATGAACAAAACAACGACCTACGTTCTTTGGGCCGCTCGCTTACTGGCTGCCATTATTCTGCTTCAGACCTTGTATTTCAAGTTTCTGGCCCAGCCTGAGTCGGTTTATATTTTCTCGACGCTGGGGGTGGAACCCTGGGGCCGGATCGGTTCAGGCATTGTTGAACTCATAGCCTCCGTACTCATCCTGATGCCACGAACAAGCTGGATGGGGGCTGCTCTGGGATTGGGTGTAATGGCTGGGGCTATCGTATCGCACCTGACCATCCTGGGTATTTCGGTGCAGGACGATGGCGGCTATTTGTTCTTTCTGGCTCTGGTAGTTGCGGTAAGTTGCACAGTCATTCTGGCGCTTACCCGCACGCAATGGATGCCGGTTCTATGGGGGATGCTGGGCCAGAA